The following nucleotide sequence is from Paeniglutamicibacter kerguelensis.
GTCCGCCGCCCGGGGTGCGGGGGACCATGACGGAATCCGCGAGGCGAGTTTCTCGTAGCGGCGCTTTGCTGCCATTCTTTAGATATGGCAATAGGACTCACACCCATGGCTGTTTCGAACATGCCGGCATGGCTGACCTCAATCAAGGCCGAGTACATCGAAAGCCGCATGCGATCCGGCGAATCCCGAGAGGAATCTCAAGCCAATGCGGATGCCAGTTTCAATAGGTTATTTCCTGGGGGTGTGCCCATCGAGGGGCACTTGGTATTCAATGTTTACCGAGAAGGCGAAAACGTAGGGTACCTCTGGATCGGCCCTCAGCTCGACTCCGGCCCGGACAAATGGTGGGTGTGGGACATCGAAATATACGAGCAGTACCAACGTCATGGATATGGCCGACAGGCCATGATTCTGGCCGAGCAGACCGCAAAACAACTCGGTGCAAGCGAACTTGGCCTCAACGTCTTTGGATACAACACGTCGGCCCGCGCGCTTTATGAATCACTGGGCTACGAGCCGACGTCCATCCGTATGGCAAAAGCACTCTGAAGCTCAGGTCAGTGGCGGCACCGGTGGCGGTGATGAGCATCACGGCCCATATTGCCCCTGGGATTCGCCCTAGCTCGACATCTCGACTATAGTTGTAAACGAAGAACCACAGCACTTGTTGTGACTCACTAAAGCTACCGACATCCTGAATAAGGAATGTTAGGTAATAGAGTTACGGCGGTCATAGCGTGGGGGAAACGCCCGGTCCCATACCGAACCCGGAAGCTAAGACCCACAGCGCCGATGGTACTGCACTCGGGAGGGTGTGGGAGAGTAGGACACCGCCGGACATAATTGTCCCAGAACCCCCAAGCCATAGGCTTGGGGGTTCTGATGTTTAACATGAGTTGCCGATGCCAGGCCGCAGATTGATTGCCAACCCTGCACTCAATTCGGTGCAACCGCTACTGTTGAGTCATGGACGGACTTTTTTCTCATGCTGCATCATCCGGTGACCACTCTGAAGAATCGGTACCGCTTCCGGAGCTCATCAATTCCGTTTCGGTCCCGGTGCCGGTCGACCAGGCGTTTGAAGGATTCACCGACTATATCCACCTCTGGTGGCCGGTAAACGTCTATTCCCACTTTGGTCCGGGCAGCCATGTATCGTTCGCCCAGGGGCAGCTCCTGGAAGAATCCGAAGAAGGCCAGCAGCATCTTTGGGGATCAATCGTTGACTTGGAGGTGCCGGTACGTATCGTTCTAGATTTCAGCCTGGGGATGGAGAATGCGGCTCCGACCCGACTTGCATTTGAATTCGCCGATGCGGGCACAGGCACGGAAGTGACGGTGCGACACGGTGGCTGGGCCCGTGGCCCTGCAGGCGAGGCGCAATATGAGCGTTATGTGCGATGGCCCGAAGTTATTGCATACTATGCTCGTTTCATGGGCGCTCAAGGCTGACCTCATCATGATCGGTCAGGCTCGCGCTCGAGGCAAAGCGAGATTCACTGACCACTACTGAAGGGCTGACATGAGCCTGGCATGCACCGATGACGCATTGATTGAAGACCTGATCCAAGAAATCGGTTCGGGATCCGTTTCCATAGACACCGAAGTGCTTGCCACATGCAGCCATGACTTCGGCAAGCTCGCTTCCGACTACCAGCTGCCAATTGCCGTGGTCTTTGCCGAGCGCGTGGAGGACGTTCAGACGGCCCTGCGCCTGGCTTCGGCAGCAGGAGTCAGCGTCGTGCCGCGCGGGGCCGGTACAGGCGTCTCAGGCGGCGCGAACACGAGCGCACGCTGCATCGTGCTCTCCCTCGAGCGCATGAACCGGATCCTGGAGATCCGGGTGGACGACGAAGTCGCGGTCGTGGAACCCGGCGTCGTGAACGCGGATCTGAACAATGCCGTTGCCAAGCACGGGCTCATGTACGCACCCGATCCCGCCAGCTATCAGCAGTCGACCATCGGCGGAAACGTTGCGACCAATGCCGGCGGACTGCGCTGCGCCAAATACGGCGTTACCACCGACTCGGTCCTCGGGCTGGAGGTGGTGCTTGCCGACGGCACGCTGATCTCCACCGGGCGCAACACCTTCAAGGGCGTTGCCGGCTATGACCTGACCTCGTTGCTGGTTGGTTCCGAGGGCACTCTGGGCATCGTGGTCTCCGTGACCGTTCGCCTGCGCTACCTCAGCGAGAAGACCTGCTCGATCGCGGCGGTGTTCACCGACGTGGCCCAGGCCGCCGCCGGCGTCGTTGCAATCGCCCGCGTGCGGGTGCAACCCGCCATCTTGGAGCTTCTGGATGTCGGGACGCTGCGCGTGCTCGATGCGACGTACGGATCGGACCTGAGCGCACGTGGCGGGGCGTTGCTGCTGGTGCGCACCGACGGGCACGGGGCCGAGATTGAGGATGCAATCATTCGGTCCGCCTTGGAGAACCTGGGTGCCCAGGTCACCGTCGCGGGCGACGAGCAGGCTGTCAAGCTCATTGAAATGCGACGGGCCAGCCGTGGTGACGGACAGGACGATCGGTACCGTGTGGGGGAGGACGTCGCGGTTCCGCGCTCGGCCATGGTCGAGTTCATGCGAACCCTTGACCAGATCGCCTCACGCAACCGGGTGATGGTGCGCATTGTCGCCCACGCGGGCGACGGAAACCTGCACCCGACCTTCTGGGTGGATCCGGAGGACGGGCCCGCCGGCGTGGGCCGGCTTGATGCGGCGCTGGAGGAATCGGTGCGGGCGGCCCTGGCCGTCGGCGGGACCATCACCGGCGAGCACGGCGTTGGAACCGTGAAGCGCGAATGGCTGGGTTGGGAACAGTCGGCGGAAGTCGTGGAATTACAGCGCAAAATCAAGGCGGTCTTCGACCCGAAGGGCATCCTGAACCCGGGCAAGGCCATCGTCTAAAACGGCCGGATCGATCTCGATTAGGTGTTGGGGAGAAAAGTAGGTAAACTTTTTTCTCGTTGGTACAACACCGGGATATGGCGCAGCTTGGTAGCGCGCGTCGTTCGGGACGACGAGGTCGCAGGTTCAAATCCTGTTATCCCGACCAATGTGAGCCCCGCAGGAAACCTAGGTTTCCTGCGGGGCTCGTCCCATTTAACGGCCCCGTTCGATCCCGTGCGGCAGGGCCCCGAATGTGGTGGCGGCAATCGCGTGGTGCCTGGACCAATTTCCCGTATCCGCCGGGACCGACTGTTTAGCGCCAAAGAGATCTACATCGCCTGCCCAGCCGATACCGGGCCAAGGCCCGCTGCTCTCTTCAGGTCCGGGAACAGTAAGCGCGGTCCCGGACGGGTACGGTTCCGCGATGCCGCCGACCGCGATGTCCAGCCCACGGTTGCAAGCGTGAAGCAGGTGTCGAGTGCAATGGCGCGTTCAATGTGGCGGACCGTGCCCGCGGCGGGGAGCTTGGGCGGTGGCGTGCGGCCTTGGCGGGGTGTTCCCGGCACCCGGAGTTGCTGGCGCCGACGAAGCGGCCGGAGAATGGCGGTTAAATGGCCGTGGGCCCGGCAAGAATCCGGGCCCACGGCTGTTTGAAAACTTGTTGCAGCGAAGCGGCTACTTCACCAGGTAGGTGCGCAGGTCGTCGAGGACGATCGAGGCGCCGGTCGGGCCGAGGCCCAGGAACCAGACGTCGTCGTTCACGCGCTGCACGTTGCCGGCCTTGACGGCCTCCAGCTTGCTCCAGATCGGGCCCTCGAGCGCGGCCTTCTCGCCGGTGGCCTCCGGGGTGCCGTACGAGGTGTAGAAGATCCAGTCCGAGTCGGCCTCGGCCAGGTTCTCCGAGGAGATTTCGGCTGCCAGGTCCTCGATGTTCTGGTTCTCCGGACGGGAGAGGCCCGCGTCCTTGAGGATGACGCCGATCAGCGAGGCGTTGCCGTAGAGGCGGATCTTTTCCGGCAGGAAGCGCAGCAGGGAGATCTTCGGGTCGCCGGGGACGTCCTTGCCCAGCGCAGTGGCTTTGTCCTGGTAGGCGTTGAGCACCTCGACGGCCTTGGTTTCCTCACCGAGCGCGGAGGCTGCCAGGCGGAAGTTTTCCTTCCACGGGAAACCCGGGCGGATCGAGAAGACGGTCGGCGCGATCTGCGAAAGCTGCGGGTAGAGCTTGTCCGCGCGCAGCTGGGAGCCGATGATCAAATCCGGCTTCAGTGCGGCGACCGCTTCCAGATTCAGTTCCTGGATGGTGCCGACGCTCTTGGCGTCCTTGACGGCATCGGCAAGGTAGCTGGGGATCGAGTTGGCGCCCTCGGTGGAGGGGATGCCGACCGGGGTGATGCCCAGGGACAGCACGGCGTCGAGCTCGCCGGTGTCGAGCACGACGACGCGCTCGGGCTTCTTCGCGATTTCGGTCTGGCCGTTGGCGTGGGTCAGCGTGCGCGGGAAGACTCCCGGGGCGACGTTGGCACCGAACTTTGCGGTTTCCTCGTCGGCGGTGGAGAAGCGTTCGCCGCCGATTGCGACATCGGTGTTGCCTGCGGCGGTGTCGGTGGTGCCGCTGGCACCGCATCCCGCGGTGAGGGCGATCAAGAGTAGTGCGGCTGTGGCCTTGGCCGCGCCGAAGCGAGGCTGGCGTAGGGAAGAAGTCAATTTCACGACACAAATGTATCCTATTGTTTTTGTGTTGGCCTAAGTCGGGCGGGCGCAGCGTCCTTCGACGCCGCGTCGGCGCGGTAATGTTGAACGGTTCGAAGCTAAGGAGGATGATTCGTGGCAAGCCCCACCTCCGCTGCGGCGAACCCCAAAAACCCCCAAGGCGTGCTTGAATACGCGGTTGTGCCAGGCGCTGCCGCGCCGGATGCGAAGACCCCGGGCTGCCCCCCTGCTTCGGAGGCGCCGCGCACCAAGGTGCGACGCGCGTCGCTGCTGGCAGGGTTCGTGATCGTGCTGGTCCTGCTGGCTCTGGCATCCCTGGCCGTGGGGTCCAAGCACATCGATCTGTCGACCGTGCTCGACGCGCTGCTGCACCCGGACGGTTCGGCCGACCACGCGATCATCCGCGATTCCCGCGTGCCGCGAGCGATCCTGGGCGTGCTGGCCGGAACCGCCCTGGGAATCGCCGGGGCGCTGGTCCAGTCGATGACCCGCAACGCGCTGGCGGAACCGGGCATCCTGGGCGTCAACGCGGGTGCTTCGCTTGCGATCGTGATCGCCGTGGGAACCTTCGGCGTCAACGGCTTCGGCGGCTATGTGTGGTTCGCCTTCGGCGGCGCGGTGCTGGCGACGGGCGCCGTGTACCTGGTGGGCATGGCCGGGGCGCGGTCCAGCGATCCCGTGCGGCTGGTGCTTGCGGGCGTGGCGTTGGGCGCCGTGCTCTCCGGGATCGGCACTGCCCTGGCACTGGTCCATCCGGCGGCATTCGACCAGTTGCGGGCCTGGACCATCGGCTCGCTCGAGGGACGCTCCGCGGACGTGCTGGCCCCGCTGGCGCTCGCGGTGCTGGCGGGCGTCGTGCTGGCCGCCTTCACCGGCCGGTCCCTGAACGCCCTGGCGCTGGGGGACGACACCGCCCTGGCCCTGGGCTACAAGGTGGGCAGGGCGCGCGTGCTGATCCTGCTGGCCGTCACGGTGCTGGCCGGTGCCGCCACCGCGGCCGTGGGCGCCATCAGCTTCCTGGGGCTCATGGCCCCGCACCTGGCCAGGCGGTTCTCCGGGCCCGACGCCCGCTGGATGCTGGCCTTCACCGCAGTGCTGGCCCCGATCATCCTACTGCTGGCGGACGTGCTGGGCCGTGTTCTCATTCCCGGCGAGCTCGAGGCCGGGGTCGTCTGCGCGTTTGTCGGCGCCCCCGTGCTGGTCATGCTGGCACGCCGCCGGAAGCCGGTGGCCGTATGAGCGCCGGACTCGAAACCAAGACCACAGCCGAACCCAAAGCCAGGACCACGCCGGGAACCACGCCGGCCGTGCGCGCACCGAGGCGCGTGCGCCGCGGCGGCCGCGAGGCCCTGCTCTGCCTGGTGCTGGCGGGGCTTGCCGTGCTGACGGCCCTGCTGGTCATCGGCAGCGGCGACTACCCGATGGGCCCCGGGCAGATCCTGAACGTCCTGTTCGGCGGCGGGCAGGGCCTGGAAAACACCATCGTCTTCCAGTGGCGCGCCCCGCGCGCAGTGGCGGCGCTGGTCTTCGGCGCCGCGCTGGGCGTTGCCGGAGCGGTCTTCCAATCGCTGACCCGGAACCCGCTGGGATCCCCGGATGTCATCGGCTTTTCCACCGGCGCCTACACCGGCGCGCTGCTGGCCCTGACCCTGGTGGGGGGAAGCTTCGTCGCCACCTCGATCGGGGCGCTCGCCGGCGGGCTGCTGACGGCGCTGGCCGTCTACCTGCTGGCCTGGCGGCGCGGTTCGCACGGCTTCCGGCTGATCCTGGTGGGCATCGGCATCTCGGCCATGCTCGCCGCGCTGAACCAGTGGCTGGTGCTGCGCGCCGAGATCGAGGTTGCCATGGCGGCGGCCGTCTGGGGAGCCGGAACCCTCAACGGGGTCAGCTGGTCCACGATCGTGCCCGCAACACTCGTCATCCTCCCGGTGCTGGCCCTCACCCTGGCCGGCGGTAACCGGCTGCACATGCTGGAAATGGGCGACGACACGGCAACCGCCCTGGGCGTGCGGGTGGAGCGGACCCGGCTGGGCATGATCGTGCTGGCGGTGCTGCTCACCGCGGCCACCACGGCGATCGCCGGGCCGATCGCCTTCGTCGCCCTGGTGGCGCCCCAGCTGGCCAAGCGGCTGAACCGGGGCGCCGGCATGCGGCTGGTGCCGGCCGCCTGCATGGGCGCGCTGCTGCTGGTGCTCAGCGACCTGGTGGCGCAGCGGCTCTTTGCCCCCGTGCAGCTGCCCGTGGGCGTGGTGACGGTGAGCATCGGCGGGATCTACCTGATCTGGCTGCTGGCCCGCGAGGGCCGGCGCACCGCACGGTAGACCCGGCAGGAAACGCCCCGTCGAACCCGGCTCAGGCGCGAATGATGCGCCTTTCGATCGCCACGGCCACCGCTCCCGCGCGTGAATCCACGCCGAGCTTGGTGTAGACGTGGGCCAGGTGGGACTTCACCGTGCCTTCGGAGACGAAGAGTTCCCTGGCGATGTCCTTGTTCCCCAGGCCCTTGGCCAGCAGGTCCAGGACCTGCACCTCTCGTTCAGTGACGCCGGCCCCGTGGTTGGAGGTGCGCCGAACCAAGGCGGCAGCGACGGACGGTGCAAGCGCGGTTTCCCCGCGTGCGGTGGCGCGGATGCCGGCAAACAGGTCGTTCGGAGGGGCGTCCTTGAGCAAATAGCCACGCGCCCCGGCCTGCAGCGCG
It contains:
- a CDS encoding ABC transporter substrate-binding protein: MIALTAGCGASGTTDTAAGNTDVAIGGERFSTADEETAKFGANVAPGVFPRTLTHANGQTEIAKKPERVVVLDTGELDAVLSLGITPVGIPSTEGANSIPSYLADAVKDAKSVGTIQELNLEAVAALKPDLIIGSQLRADKLYPQLSQIAPTVFSIRPGFPWKENFRLAASALGEETKAVEVLNAYQDKATALGKDVPGDPKISLLRFLPEKIRLYGNASLIGVILKDAGLSRPENQNIEDLAAEISSENLAEADSDWIFYTSYGTPEATGEKAALEGPIWSKLEAVKAGNVQRVNDDVWFLGLGPTGASIVLDDLRTYLVK
- a CDS encoding iron chelate uptake ABC transporter family permease subunit; the encoded protein is MASPTSAAANPKNPQGVLEYAVVPGAAAPDAKTPGCPPASEAPRTKVRRASLLAGFVIVLVLLALASLAVGSKHIDLSTVLDALLHPDGSADHAIIRDSRVPRAILGVLAGTALGIAGALVQSMTRNALAEPGILGVNAGASLAIVIAVGTFGVNGFGGYVWFAFGGAVLATGAVYLVGMAGARSSDPVRLVLAGVALGAVLSGIGTALALVHPAAFDQLRAWTIGSLEGRSADVLAPLALAVLAGVVLAAFTGRSLNALALGDDTALALGYKVGRARVLILLAVTVLAGAATAAVGAISFLGLMAPHLARRFSGPDARWMLAFTAVLAPIILLLADVLGRVLIPGELEAGVVCAFVGAPVLVMLARRRKPVAV
- a CDS encoding SRPBCC domain-containing protein, which gives rise to MDGLFSHAASSGDHSEESVPLPELINSVSVPVPVDQAFEGFTDYIHLWWPVNVYSHFGPGSHVSFAQGQLLEESEEGQQHLWGSIVDLEVPVRIVLDFSLGMENAAPTRLAFEFADAGTGTEVTVRHGGWARGPAGEAQYERYVRWPEVIAYYARFMGAQG
- a CDS encoding GNAT family N-acetyltransferase codes for the protein MAVSNMPAWLTSIKAEYIESRMRSGESREESQANADASFNRLFPGGVPIEGHLVFNVYREGENVGYLWIGPQLDSGPDKWWVWDIEIYEQYQRHGYGRQAMILAEQTAKQLGASELGLNVFGYNTSARALYESLGYEPTSIRMAKAL
- a CDS encoding FecCD family ABC transporter permease, with translation MSAGLETKTTAEPKARTTPGTTPAVRAPRRVRRGGREALLCLVLAGLAVLTALLVIGSGDYPMGPGQILNVLFGGGQGLENTIVFQWRAPRAVAALVFGAALGVAGAVFQSLTRNPLGSPDVIGFSTGAYTGALLALTLVGGSFVATSIGALAGGLLTALAVYLLAWRRGSHGFRLILVGIGISAMLAALNQWLVLRAEIEVAMAAAVWGAGTLNGVSWSTIVPATLVILPVLALTLAGGNRLHMLEMGDDTATALGVRVERTRLGMIVLAVLLTAATTAIAGPIAFVALVAPQLAKRLNRGAGMRLVPAACMGALLLVLSDLVAQRLFAPVQLPVGVVTVSIGGIYLIWLLAREGRRTAR
- a CDS encoding response regulator, with translation MIRLMIVDDHPVVRAGLRALIDSQEDLEVVAEAGNLTDAVAAALEFQPHVTLMDLHLGAENPGGIEITAALRGLKHAPEVLVLTTYDTEADIVRALQAGARGYLLKDAPPNDLFAGIRATARGETALAPSVAAALVRRTSNHGAGVTEREVQVLDLLAKGLGNKDIARELFVSEGTVKSHLAHVYTKLGVDSRAGAVAVAIERRIIRA
- a CDS encoding FAD-binding oxidoreductase translates to MSLACTDDALIEDLIQEIGSGSVSIDTEVLATCSHDFGKLASDYQLPIAVVFAERVEDVQTALRLASAAGVSVVPRGAGTGVSGGANTSARCIVLSLERMNRILEIRVDDEVAVVEPGVVNADLNNAVAKHGLMYAPDPASYQQSTIGGNVATNAGGLRCAKYGVTTDSVLGLEVVLADGTLISTGRNTFKGVAGYDLTSLLVGSEGTLGIVVSVTVRLRYLSEKTCSIAAVFTDVAQAAAGVVAIARVRVQPAILELLDVGTLRVLDATYGSDLSARGGALLLVRTDGHGAEIEDAIIRSALENLGAQVTVAGDEQAVKLIEMRRASRGDGQDDRYRVGEDVAVPRSAMVEFMRTLDQIASRNRVMVRIVAHAGDGNLHPTFWVDPEDGPAGVGRLDAALEESVRAALAVGGTITGEHGVGTVKREWLGWEQSAEVVELQRKIKAVFDPKGILNPGKAIV